The Algoriphagus sp. TR-M9 genome has a window encoding:
- a CDS encoding 7TM diverse intracellular signaling domain-containing protein, producing the protein MRIFLLHLVIVLAFASCSQKSTGDFEYLGYSLESDQTPDISTFITQQPETSIDVEDPYISLGHYENELYVKIVINEESFEDGEALIYFNNPMLTEIEVYDSNGEELAKLGRMNFKKEDYHSFFNTTKLPQSGGNTYYVKIKSFGSVTVPLAVIVEEDFQLSIDERNVLFGIYFGIVIAMFFYNLFLWISTKDNLYGLYITYIIVVGMTQGIIAGYLDVYLWPNSDFLKQNSYFLSTVLVNMVGIYYSLKFLKIADFNKKLNSIGLLIVGIYSLVFGAFLFDIGSINSRVRVLQVFLGIVPFFLAFISVYSLRKGYRPAKFFLISWSLLILSMIIFLLNDTNVLPNNFFTNYVFTFGSACEALLLSFALADKINLLKKEKEREQMELVRVLNENEKLVREQNTMLEQKVRLRTDELEQALRNLQNTQSQLVNQEKMASLGQLTAGIAHEINNPINFVSSNITPLKRDIKDIMEVVEYYRTTATNEFTQQSQKEAKRLEDEIELDYVLEEVDQLLKGMDEGARRTVEIVKGLRLFSRVDEQDVKKVDLHDGINSTLILLNSSMPSKIRIVRDFGELPMVECLAGKINQVFMNIITNAIHALADHIDSIKDPLIEIRTRSQVEFVSIEIIDNGPGMPAQVKQRIFEPFFTTKAVGKGTGLGLSIVYSIIENHKGTLEVNSEEGQGTTFKITLPVYQSTQRNE; encoded by the coding sequence AATATTTTTACTTCACCTAGTCATCGTATTGGCATTTGCATCCTGCAGCCAAAAATCTACTGGAGATTTTGAATACCTAGGATACAGTTTAGAGTCTGACCAGACACCTGATATAAGCACATTCATTACGCAGCAGCCGGAGACCTCTATCGATGTAGAGGATCCTTACATTTCTTTGGGGCATTATGAAAATGAACTCTATGTAAAGATTGTGATCAATGAAGAAAGCTTCGAAGATGGGGAAGCATTGATTTATTTTAACAACCCTATGCTCACAGAGATTGAGGTGTACGACAGCAATGGAGAGGAGCTGGCTAAGCTGGGGAGGATGAATTTCAAGAAAGAGGATTATCACAGCTTTTTCAATACCACCAAGCTGCCGCAATCCGGTGGGAATACTTATTATGTCAAGATCAAAAGCTTTGGCAGCGTCACGGTACCCCTTGCTGTCATAGTGGAGGAAGATTTTCAACTATCCATAGATGAGCGAAACGTCCTATTCGGAATTTACTTTGGAATAGTGATCGCGATGTTTTTCTATAATCTGTTTCTATGGATTTCTACTAAGGACAATCTTTATGGGCTCTACATAACTTACATAATAGTAGTAGGGATGACCCAAGGAATAATAGCTGGATATCTGGATGTTTACCTATGGCCAAATAGTGATTTTTTGAAGCAGAACTCCTATTTTCTCAGTACAGTTTTAGTTAATATGGTGGGGATATATTATTCCCTCAAGTTTCTGAAGATAGCTGATTTTAACAAGAAGCTAAATTCTATCGGCTTGCTGATAGTCGGGATCTATAGCCTAGTGTTTGGAGCCTTTTTATTTGATATCGGGTCTATTAATTCACGGGTTCGGGTGTTACAGGTTTTCCTGGGGATCGTTCCGTTCTTTTTGGCTTTTATTTCAGTTTATAGCTTGAGAAAAGGATACCGACCGGCCAAGTTTTTCCTGATTTCATGGTCTCTTTTGATCCTGAGCATGATCATTTTCTTATTGAACGATACCAATGTGCTGCCCAATAATTTCTTTACCAATTATGTGTTCACTTTTGGTTCAGCCTGTGAAGCCTTGCTGCTTTCTTTTGCGCTAGCAGATAAAATCAACCTCCTGAAAAAGGAAAAAGAACGGGAGCAAATGGAGCTGGTGCGGGTGCTCAATGAAAATGAAAAGCTGGTGCGGGAGCAAAATACCATGCTGGAGCAAAAAGTGAGATTGCGTACCGATGAGCTGGAGCAAGCACTACGTAACCTTCAGAATACTCAAAGTCAACTGGTGAATCAGGAGAAAATGGCTTCTCTGGGACAATTGACCGCCGGAATCGCGCATGAGATCAATAATCCGATCAATTTCGTGAGCTCAAATATCACCCCGCTGAAAAGAGACATCAAAGATATCATGGAAGTGGTAGAATACTACCGGACCACTGCTACGAACGAATTTACACAGCAATCTCAAAAAGAAGCCAAGCGTCTGGAGGATGAAATAGAACTGGACTATGTGCTGGAAGAAGTAGACCAGCTACTGAAAGGGATGGATGAGGGAGCGCGCAGGACGGTCGAAATAGTCAAAGGACTGCGCCTATTCTCCAGAGTGGATGAGCAAGATGTCAAAAAGGTGGATCTGCATGACGGAATCAATAGTACGCTGATACTATTGAACAGCTCCATGCCGAGTAAGATCAGAATTGTGCGGGATTTCGGTGAACTGCCTATGGTGGAATGTCTCGCCGGTAAAATCAATCAGGTCTTCATGAATATTATCACCAATGCGATTCACGCACTGGCCGACCATATAGACTCAATCAAGGATCCTCTGATAGAAATCAGGACCCGATCCCAGGTGGAATTTGTGTCTATAGAGATTATAGACAATGGCCCGGGAATGCCAGCCCAGGTCAAGCAGCGAATTTTTGAACCTTTTTTCACTACCAAGGCGGTTGGTAAAGGTACTGGTTTGGGGCTTTCGATTGTTTATTCTATTATTGAAAACCACAAAGGTACTCTGGAGGTAAATTCGGAAGAAGGCCAGGGGACTACTTTTAAAATCACACTTCCGGTTTACCAAAGTACACAGCGCAATGAATGA
- a CDS encoding hybrid sensor histidine kinase/response regulator: MNDKIHVLYIDDEDNNLKSFRATLRKDFKIYTAIDAEEGLKIAQEEEIHVVIADQRMPGMSGTEFFEQMIKINPDPIRILLTGYSDIASVIDAINKGEVYRFIDKPWNIEQIKNSIKNAADIFFMKRELKDKNTKLKKLHSEMNQFVYSLSHELRGPLMSISGVSKLAKLELSDPLAHEYFDMIDTATDKLDDFIYKMLDFYRSTKIENNFRKIDFEEIVKQQLEAYTEKFDLENFKVEVQIKQEVDFVSDESKIRVILNNLFSNAVQFQNPEIAEKEIRIAVEVLDEEAIIVLKDNGIGIEERHKDDVFNLFTRATQKNVGTGLGLYMVKEAVEQLGGSIVLDSVFGEGSSFKITLPSMK, from the coding sequence ATGAATGACAAAATCCATGTTCTTTATATAGATGATGAGGATAACAACCTCAAATCGTTCAGAGCCACCCTTCGGAAGGATTTTAAAATTTACACGGCGATAGATGCGGAAGAAGGTCTGAAAATCGCCCAGGAGGAAGAAATCCACGTGGTCATCGCGGATCAACGCATGCCAGGAATGTCTGGAACAGAGTTTTTTGAGCAGATGATCAAGATCAACCCTGACCCTATCCGGATTTTGCTTACAGGCTATTCCGATATCGCTTCTGTGATCGATGCGATCAATAAGGGCGAAGTATATCGCTTTATAGATAAGCCATGGAATATAGAGCAAATCAAAAATTCCATTAAAAATGCAGCCGATATCTTCTTTATGAAGCGGGAGCTGAAGGATAAAAATACAAAGCTCAAAAAATTGCATTCAGAAATGAATCAATTTGTGTACAGTCTATCGCATGAGCTCCGAGGGCCTTTGATGAGTATCTCGGGAGTTTCTAAGCTTGCCAAACTGGAGCTTAGTGATCCGCTGGCACATGAGTATTTCGATATGATAGATACCGCTACGGACAAGCTGGATGATTTTATTTACAAAATGCTGGACTTCTATAGGTCCACCAAAATCGAAAACAATTTCAGGAAAATTGATTTCGAGGAAATAGTCAAGCAGCAGCTGGAAGCGTATACTGAAAAGTTTGATCTGGAGAATTTCAAAGTTGAAGTTCAAATCAAGCAGGAAGTTGACTTTGTGTCTGATGAATCTAAAATCAGGGTGATCCTAAATAACCTTTTCAGTAATGCAGTGCAGTTTCAGAATCCTGAGATAGCTGAAAAGGAAATCAGGATAGCAGTGGAGGTGCTGGATGAGGAGGCGATTATAGTGCTCAAAGACAATGGAATAGGGATAGAAGAAAGACACAAAGATGATGTCTTTAATCTGTTTACACGCGCGACCCAGAAAAACGTAGGAACCGGGCTGGGATTGTACATGGTAAAAGAAGCAGTGGAGCAGCTTGGAGGAAGTATAGTTCTAGATTCCGTATTTGGTGAGGGGAGTAGCTTTAAAATCACCCTACCCAGCATGAAATAG
- a CDS encoding inorganic diphosphatase: MINPWHDVNIGKNAPEFVTGVIEIPKGSKGKYELDKKTGMLMLDRVLFSAVHYPANYGFIPQTFCEDHDPLDILIISQIDIPSMCLVEAKVIGVMRMIDGGEADDKIIAVAAGDQSVNYINDIDDLPPHLMKEVHRFFEDYKKLENKEVKVEDFLGKEDAMRIIQESVDLYDQNFRTRK, encoded by the coding sequence ATGATTAATCCTTGGCATGATGTCAATATTGGGAAAAACGCTCCCGAGTTCGTTACTGGTGTGATAGAAATCCCAAAGGGTAGTAAAGGTAAATACGAATTGGACAAGAAAACCGGCATGCTCATGCTTGATCGTGTTTTGTTCTCCGCGGTGCATTATCCGGCAAATTATGGATTTATTCCTCAGACCTTCTGTGAAGATCATGATCCGCTGGATATTTTGATCATCTCACAGATTGATATTCCCTCCATGTGCTTGGTAGAAGCAAAAGTAATAGGAGTTATGAGAATGATAGATGGGGGAGAAGCTGATGATAAAATCATCGCAGTAGCTGCAGGTGATCAGTCCGTAAATTACATCAACGATATTGACGACCTTCCTCCGCACTTGATGAAGGAAGTGCACAGGTTCTTTGAAGACTACAAGAAGCTGGAAAACAAGGAAGTGAAAGTAGAAGATTTCCTGGGCAAAGAAGACGCCATGCGCATCATTCAGGAAAGTGTAGATCTCTACGATCAAAACTTCCGAACTAGAAAATAA
- a CDS encoding acyl carrier protein phosphodiesterase, protein MNYLAHAYLSFDQEEVLVGNFIGDFVKGKMIHTFPQRITDGIHLHRAIDKFTDNHPLVKAGQTYLRPKYGRYATVITDIYFDYFLGKNWESYSDLPLDVFVANTFSSIQKYEQLLPERFLGMFEWMRKDNWLIRYSTIAGIKASLTGLSRRTKFESKMDEAHHTLLEREDEFQVIFFAFFEDLETFAREKLIQIQESHGGHQA, encoded by the coding sequence ATGAACTACCTCGCCCATGCATATCTTTCCTTTGATCAAGAAGAGGTGCTCGTGGGCAATTTTATAGGTGATTTTGTGAAAGGGAAAATGATCCACACCTTTCCTCAGAGAATTACAGATGGTATCCATCTCCATAGAGCCATAGACAAATTCACAGACAATCACCCCCTGGTGAAGGCTGGCCAAACCTACCTCAGGCCAAAGTATGGACGCTACGCCACAGTGATCACAGACATCTATTTCGATTACTTTCTAGGCAAAAACTGGGAAAGCTATTCTGATCTGCCATTGGATGTGTTTGTAGCAAACACCTTTAGTAGCATTCAAAAGTATGAGCAACTGTTGCCCGAGCGATTTTTGGGGATGTTTGAGTGGATGCGCAAGGACAACTGGCTGATTCGATATAGTACCATAGCAGGCATAAAAGCTTCCCTGACCGGACTGTCCAGACGCACCAAATTTGAATCAAAAATGGATGAAGCGCATCATACTCTGCTCGAAAGAGAAGATGAATTTCAGGTGATTTTCTTCGCTTTTTTCGAGGATTTGGAGACTTTTGCACGAGAAAAACTCATTCAAATTCAAGAATCCCATGGTGGTCATCAAGCCTAA